A single genomic interval of Romeriopsis navalis LEGE 11480 harbors:
- the glgP gene encoding alpha-glucan family phosphorylase — MSYIPVSRSSALRERLPQSLKRLAELAYNYWWSWEPEAVALFQAIDPIAWDQVGHNPVSILENVSYDRLTQLMGDPHYLKQAQQVFEKFDRYLASDDTWAATQASGLSQENPIAYFCAEFGVHESLPIYSGGLGLLAGDHLKSASELGIPLVAVGLMYRQGYFRQRLDQSGWQEDYYVDNVFNRMPLELVCNEQGEPITTQVLVRQRMVNLQIWQAQVGRVRLFLLDADRHDNDPIDRWLTGHLYGGNQETRIAQEIVLGIGGVRALTAIGIKPAIHHLNEGHAAFCLLEVCRQEMQHSGKTFYDVEATVREQCVFTTHTPVPAGHDVFSSDLMDSFFAQYWEELKLSREQFMALGARRLGDPWEPFGMTVLALRLCRTANGVSQLHGEVSRQMWAAMFPRATEDQVPIGYITNGVHASTWTAPLIADLYNEYLGRDWADQAADPATWAKVDNIPDALLWERHQILKERLVAHARHRVCQARQQRQEDVSQIRAIDHLLDPKILTIGFARRFSPYKRGDLLMRDAERMLRIFQRTAQPLQILFSGKAHPADEEGKRIIQRVMEWCKHPDIRDRVVFIEDYDIHIARQLVQGVDVWLNNPRRPLEASGTSGQKVCFNGGINCSVLDGWWCEGYQSANGKGLNGWAIGENANTNDQAVQDKIDSDSLYHLLETEIIPLYYEQDADGIPHGWIKMMKASIKSNCPAFNTHRMLMDYVQQVYLPTAQVESKLSLAKV; from the coding sequence ATGAGCTATATCCCTGTTAGTCGATCGTCTGCCCTGCGTGAACGGTTACCGCAATCCCTGAAGCGGCTTGCGGAACTTGCTTATAACTACTGGTGGAGTTGGGAACCTGAAGCTGTTGCTTTATTTCAAGCGATCGATCCAATTGCTTGGGATCAAGTCGGTCATAATCCCGTGAGTATTCTCGAAAACGTGAGCTACGATCGCCTCACTCAATTGATGGGCGATCCGCATTATTTGAAGCAGGCCCAACAGGTTTTTGAAAAATTTGATCGTTACCTTGCGAGTGATGATACCTGGGCGGCAACCCAGGCCAGTGGTCTTAGTCAGGAGAATCCGATCGCCTATTTCTGTGCGGAGTTTGGTGTCCATGAGTCACTGCCGATCTATTCCGGTGGTTTGGGGCTGTTGGCCGGTGATCACCTGAAATCGGCATCCGAACTGGGCATTCCCCTGGTTGCAGTGGGCTTGATGTATCGTCAAGGTTATTTCCGGCAACGCTTGGACCAATCGGGCTGGCAAGAAGACTATTACGTTGACAATGTGTTTAACCGGATGCCGTTGGAGCTAGTCTGCAACGAGCAGGGTGAACCGATCACCACCCAGGTGTTGGTGCGCCAACGTATGGTCAATTTGCAAATCTGGCAGGCACAGGTGGGTCGGGTCCGGCTATTTTTGTTAGATGCCGATCGGCATGACAATGACCCGATCGATCGCTGGCTCACAGGGCATCTTTACGGTGGTAATCAAGAAACCCGCATTGCCCAGGAAATTGTGCTGGGAATTGGCGGCGTCCGGGCGCTCACGGCGATCGGGATTAAACCGGCAATTCACCATCTGAATGAAGGCCATGCAGCGTTCTGCCTGTTAGAGGTGTGCCGCCAAGAAATGCAGCATAGCGGTAAGACTTTCTACGATGTCGAAGCGACCGTGCGCGAACAATGTGTCTTTACGACCCATACCCCGGTTCCCGCCGGTCATGATGTGTTCTCCTCAGATCTGATGGATTCATTCTTTGCCCAGTATTGGGAAGAGCTGAAGCTGTCACGGGAGCAATTTATGGCATTGGGTGCCCGCCGCTTAGGTGATCCGTGGGAACCGTTTGGCATGACTGTTTTGGCCTTGCGTCTTTGTCGGACAGCCAATGGTGTCAGCCAACTGCATGGCGAAGTCTCACGGCAAATGTGGGCGGCGATGTTCCCGCGTGCGACCGAAGATCAAGTGCCGATCGGTTACATCACCAATGGGGTCCATGCCAGTACTTGGACGGCGCCGTTAATTGCGGATTTATACAACGAATATCTCGGTCGTGATTGGGCGGATCAGGCAGCTGACCCGGCAACTTGGGCCAAGGTTGATAACATCCCTGATGCGCTGTTATGGGAGCGTCACCAAATTCTGAAAGAGCGACTAGTGGCCCATGCGCGGCACCGGGTTTGCCAAGCGCGGCAACAGCGTCAGGAAGATGTCAGCCAAATTCGGGCGATCGACCATTTGCTTGATCCGAAGATCCTGACGATTGGCTTTGCGCGCCGCTTCAGCCCGTATAAGCGCGGTGACTTATTGATGCGTGATGCGGAGCGGATGCTCCGCATCTTCCAGCGGACAGCGCAGCCGTTACAAATTCTGTTCTCGGGTAAAGCCCACCCCGCCGATGAGGAAGGCAAACGCATCATTCAACGTGTAATGGAGTGGTGCAAGCATCCTGATATCCGCGATCGGGTGGTATTCATCGAGGACTATGACATCCATATTGCCCGGCAGCTGGTGCAAGGTGTTGATGTGTGGCTCAACAACCCACGGCGGCCCCTGGAAGCCTCGGGTACGAGTGGGCAAAAGGTCTGCTTTAACGGTGGGATTAACTGCAGTGTGCTTGATGGTTGGTGGTGTGAAGGTTACCAGTCGGCGAATGGCAAAGGTCTGAATGGTTGGGCGATCGGCGAAAATGCCAATACCAACGACCAAGCGGTTCAAGATAAGATCGATTCTGACTCGCTCTATCATCTGCTCGAAACCGAGATTATCCCGCTCTATTACGAACAAGATGCCGATGGTATCCCTCACGGTTGGATCAAAATGATGAAGGCATCAATCAAATCCAACTGCCCAGCCTTCAACACCCATCGCATGTTGATGGATTATGTGCAGCAAGTCTATCTGCCAACCGCGCAGGTCGAGTCCAAGCTGTCACTGGCAAAGGTTTAG